One region of Paucibacter aquatile genomic DNA includes:
- a CDS encoding acyl-CoA carboxylase subunit beta — MHDIQQRLEEKRAQARLGGGEKRIAAQHKKGKLTARERLELLFDEGTFEEWDMFVEHRCVDFGMAENKIPGDGVVTGYGMINGRLAFSFSQDFTVFGGALSEAHAEKICKVMDQAMKVGAPVIGLNDSGGARIQEGVASLGGYADVFQKNVLASGVIPQISMIMGPCAGGAVYSPAMTDFIFMVKDSSYMFVTGPEVVKTVTHEEVTAEELGGAGTHTSKSGVADLSFENDVEAILMLRRFFNYLPLNNREKAPTRPSGDPGNRLDHSLDTLVPDNPNKPYDMKELIQKTVDDGDFFELQPDYAKNILTGFARMEGQTVGIVANQPLVLAGCLDIKSSIKAARFVRFCDAFNIPVITFVDVPGFMPGTSQEYGGIIKHGAKLLYAYAECTVPKVTVITRKAYGGAYDVMASKHLRGDVNFAWPNAEIAVMGAKGAVEIIFREDKGDPEKLAAKEAEYKARFANPFVAGARGFIDDVIQPHETRKRICRSLVMLKDKKLDNPWRKHGNIPL; from the coding sequence ATGCATGACATCCAACAACGACTGGAAGAAAAACGTGCCCAGGCCCGGCTGGGCGGCGGCGAAAAGCGCATCGCTGCCCAGCACAAAAAGGGCAAGCTGACGGCGCGCGAGCGCCTGGAGCTGCTGTTCGACGAAGGCACCTTTGAAGAATGGGATATGTTTGTCGAGCACCGCTGCGTGGATTTCGGCATGGCCGAGAACAAGATCCCCGGTGACGGCGTGGTCACCGGCTACGGCATGATCAACGGTCGCCTGGCTTTCAGCTTCAGCCAGGACTTCACCGTTTTCGGCGGCGCCTTGTCCGAGGCGCATGCCGAGAAGATTTGCAAGGTCATGGACCAGGCCATGAAGGTCGGCGCGCCGGTGATCGGCCTCAACGACTCGGGCGGCGCACGCATCCAGGAAGGCGTGGCCTCCCTGGGCGGCTATGCCGATGTGTTCCAGAAGAATGTGCTGGCCTCGGGCGTGATCCCGCAGATCAGCATGATCATGGGCCCGTGCGCTGGCGGCGCGGTCTACTCGCCGGCCATGACCGATTTCATCTTCATGGTCAAGGACTCGAGCTATATGTTCGTGACCGGGCCCGAGGTCGTGAAGACGGTGACGCACGAAGAGGTGACGGCCGAAGAGCTCGGCGGCGCTGGCACCCACACCAGCAAGAGCGGTGTGGCCGACCTCAGCTTCGAAAACGATGTCGAAGCCATCTTGATGCTGCGCCGCTTCTTCAACTACCTGCCGCTGAACAACCGCGAGAAGGCGCCGACCCGGCCCAGCGGTGACCCCGGCAACCGCCTCGACCATTCGCTCGACACTCTGGTGCCGGACAACCCGAACAAGCCCTATGACATGAAGGAGCTGATCCAGAAGACGGTCGACGACGGCGACTTCTTCGAGCTGCAGCCCGACTACGCCAAGAACATCTTGACCGGCTTTGCCCGCATGGAGGGCCAGACGGTGGGCATCGTCGCCAACCAGCCGCTCGTGCTGGCCGGCTGCCTGGACATCAAGAGCTCCATCAAGGCCGCGCGCTTTGTGCGCTTCTGCGATGCCTTCAACATCCCGGTGATCACCTTCGTCGATGTGCCCGGCTTCATGCCAGGCACCAGCCAGGAGTACGGCGGCATCATCAAGCATGGCGCCAAGCTGCTGTATGCCTATGCCGAGTGCACGGTGCCGAAGGTGACCGTCATCACCCGCAAAGCCTACGGCGGCGCCTACGATGTGATGGCCTCCAAGCACCTGCGCGGCGATGTCAACTTCGCCTGGCCTAACGCCGAAATCGCGGTGATGGGCGCCAAGGGCGCGGTGGAGATCATCTTCCGCGAGGACAAGGGCGATCCCGAGAAGCTGGCCGCCAAGGAAGCGGAGTACAAGGCCCGCTTTGCCAACCCCTTTGTCGCTGGCGCCCGTGGCTTCATCGACGATGTGATCCAGCCGCATGAGACCCGCAAACGCATCTGCCGCTCCCTGGTCATGCTCAAGGACAAGAAGCTGGACAACCCCTGGCGCAAGCACGGGAACATTCCGCTGTGA
- the meaB gene encoding methylmalonyl Co-A mutase-associated GTPase MeaB produces MTLVLPSPSLAPALLAAPGPQQRRAMAKAITLLESTRRDHRAQADALLTELLPHTGKSFRLGISGVPGVGKSTFIEALGLFLIARGHRVAVLAVDPSSSVSGGSILGDKTRMERLSMDERAYIRPSPSSGTLGGVAEKTREAMLVCEAAGFDVVIVETVGVGQSETAVAGMTDMYVLLQLPNAGDDLQAIKKGVMELADLVVINKADLDWAAATRAQAQIGSSLRIYGFHGHSHTDHATSGKTWHPQVMQLSALKPEQGDGLERFWAQVSAYRELQQTQGHWLAKRQQQAQSWMWERIHAGLRQQFAASPAVSAQLPQITEDVLQGRLAPSTAARQLLNFFSGDEK; encoded by the coding sequence ATGACGCTCGTGTTGCCCAGCCCGAGTCTGGCGCCGGCTTTGCTGGCCGCTCCCGGCCCCCAGCAGCGCCGGGCCATGGCCAAGGCCATCACCTTGCTGGAGTCGACCCGCCGCGATCACCGCGCCCAGGCCGATGCCCTGCTGACCGAACTGCTGCCGCACACAGGCAAGAGCTTTCGCCTCGGCATCTCGGGCGTGCCCGGCGTGGGCAAGAGCACCTTCATCGAGGCCCTGGGCCTGTTTCTGATCGCACGCGGCCACCGCGTCGCTGTGTTGGCGGTGGACCCGAGCAGCAGCGTCTCGGGCGGCTCCATCCTCGGCGACAAGACCCGCATGGAGCGGCTCTCGATGGACGAGCGCGCCTACATCCGCCCCAGCCCCAGCAGCGGCACCCTGGGCGGCGTGGCCGAGAAGACGCGCGAGGCCATGCTGGTCTGCGAAGCGGCTGGCTTCGATGTGGTCATCGTCGAGACCGTCGGTGTGGGCCAGAGCGAAACCGCCGTGGCCGGCATGACGGACATGTATGTGCTGCTGCAGCTGCCCAACGCCGGCGATGATTTGCAGGCGATCAAGAAGGGCGTGATGGAGCTGGCCGATCTGGTCGTCATCAACAAGGCCGATCTCGATTGGGCGGCCGCCACCCGCGCCCAGGCGCAGATCGGCTCCAGCCTGCGGATCTACGGCTTCCACGGCCACAGCCACACGGACCACGCCACGTCGGGCAAGACCTGGCACCCACAAGTGATGCAGCTCAGTGCGCTCAAGCCCGAGCAGGGCGATGGGCTGGAGCGCTTTTGGGCGCAGGTCAGTGCTTACCGCGAATTGCAGCAGACCCAAGGCCACTGGCTGGCCAAACGCCAGCAACAGGCGCAGAGTTGGATGTGGGAGCGCATCCACGCCGGCTTGCGCCAGCAGTTTGCCGCCTCGCCGGCCGTGAGTGCCCAGCTGCCCCAGATCACCGAAGATGTGCTGCAGGGCCGCCTGGCGCCCTCCACCGCAGCACGCCAACTGTTGAATTTCTTCTCCGGAGACGAGAAATGA
- a CDS encoding GNAT family N-acetyltransferase, translating to MSAYQLQPVAAEDLDALFQLRMEALRPSLERLGRFDLVRSRDRFEALFEPETMRHICRGSERVGFLMLRETPAGEAPALRLEQLYLQPAAQSQGIGSWVLSWAKDQARRAGRDLSLSALKLSDANRFYLRHGFKAVGESEFDIDYLWRLPVVGEEARLAQVPDGIAPVWSGVQGERLGRA from the coding sequence ATGAGTGCCTATCAGCTGCAGCCGGTGGCGGCCGAGGATCTGGATGCGCTGTTCCAGCTGCGCATGGAGGCCTTGCGGCCCAGCCTGGAGCGACTGGGGCGCTTCGACCTCGTGCGCAGCCGCGATCGCTTTGAGGCCTTGTTCGAGCCCGAGACCATGCGCCACATCTGCCGCGGCAGCGAGCGGGTCGGGTTCTTGATGCTGCGCGAAACGCCCGCGGGTGAAGCGCCAGCCTTGCGTCTCGAGCAGCTCTATCTGCAGCCCGCGGCACAAAGCCAGGGCATCGGCTCCTGGGTGCTCAGCTGGGCCAAGGACCAGGCGCGGCGGGCGGGGCGAGACCTCAGTCTCTCGGCCCTCAAGCTCAGCGATGCCAACCGTTTTTATCTGCGCCATGGCTTCAAGGCGGTGGGCGAGAGCGAGTTCGACATCGACTACCTCTGGCGCTTGCCTGTCGTTGGTGAGGAGGCCCGCCTGGCCCAGGTGCCGGACGGCATTGCGCCGGTCTGGTCGGGCGTTCAAGGCGAGCGGCTGGGGCGCGCATGA
- a CDS encoding acetyl-CoA carboxylase biotin carboxylase subunit: protein MFEKILIANRGEIACRVIKTARKMGIKTVAVYSEADKDARHVELADEAVLLGPAPSRESYLVADKIIAAAKQTGAQAIHPGYGFLSENEEFARRVEEEGIAFIGPKHGSIAAMGDKIASKKLANAAQVNTIPGHNEPILSPEEAVKIAQGIGYPVMIKASAGGGGKGLRVAFNDKECFEGFSSCRNEARNSFGDDRVFMEKFVEEPRHIEIQVLGDSQGNTLYLWERECSIQRRHQKVIEEAPSPFISEATRKAMGEQAVALAKAVNYQSAGTVEFVVGKDQSFYFLEMNTRLQVEHPVTECITGLDLVEQMIRVAAGEPLSLKQEDIKREGWAIECRINAEDPFRNFLPSTGRLVKYQPPQANLEQGTLTLQGESYAQGSFGGEAVTNTAWGGVRVDTGVYEGGEIPMFYDSMIAKLIVHGRDRADAIAKMREALNGFVIRGISSNIPFQSALLAHEDFKSGNFNTGFIAQHYSGGFRAEDVPHSDPLFLVALAGFIRRKAREREAGISGQLPGHEVRIEHDYVALVSEGTAGQQARHALHISEFVGHLGEALVRVGEGAEAKSYRIVCNSRLNDIRLTGTVNGQPFVAQAERGTAKQPLAYRLQHNGYAILVNVLSPRAAELQTLMPFKAPPDTSKFLLSPMPGLLVQIAAHPGQTVQAGERLAVIEAMKMENILIAERDVKVAEVLAKVGESLSVDQLILRFE, encoded by the coding sequence ATGTTTGAAAAAATTCTGATCGCCAACCGCGGTGAGATCGCTTGCCGGGTCATCAAGACGGCCCGCAAGATGGGCATCAAGACCGTGGCCGTCTACTCCGAGGCCGACAAGGACGCTCGCCATGTGGAGCTGGCCGATGAGGCCGTGCTGCTGGGCCCGGCGCCCAGCCGCGAGTCCTATCTGGTGGCCGACAAGATCATCGCGGCGGCCAAGCAGACCGGCGCCCAGGCCATCCACCCCGGCTACGGCTTTCTGAGCGAGAACGAAGAGTTCGCGCGCCGGGTCGAGGAAGAGGGCATTGCCTTCATCGGCCCCAAGCATGGCTCCATCGCCGCCATGGGCGACAAGATCGCCTCCAAGAAGCTGGCCAACGCCGCCCAGGTCAACACCATCCCGGGCCACAACGAGCCCATCCTCTCACCCGAAGAGGCGGTCAAGATCGCCCAGGGCATCGGCTACCCGGTGATGATCAAGGCCAGCGCCGGCGGTGGCGGCAAGGGCTTGCGCGTGGCCTTCAATGACAAGGAATGTTTCGAAGGCTTCAGCAGCTGCCGCAATGAGGCGCGCAACAGCTTTGGCGACGACCGCGTCTTCATGGAGAAGTTTGTCGAGGAGCCGCGCCACATCGAGATCCAGGTGCTGGGCGACAGCCAGGGCAACACGCTCTACCTGTGGGAGCGCGAATGCTCCATCCAGCGCCGCCACCAGAAGGTGATCGAAGAAGCGCCGTCGCCTTTCATCAGCGAAGCCACCCGCAAGGCCATGGGCGAGCAGGCCGTGGCCCTGGCCAAGGCGGTGAACTACCAGAGCGCGGGCACGGTGGAGTTCGTGGTCGGCAAGGACCAGAGTTTCTATTTCCTGGAGATGAACACCCGCCTGCAGGTGGAGCACCCGGTGACCGAGTGCATCACCGGCCTGGACCTGGTCGAGCAGATGATCCGTGTGGCCGCCGGTGAGCCGCTGAGCCTCAAGCAAGAGGACATCAAGCGCGAAGGCTGGGCGATCGAGTGCCGCATCAATGCCGAAGACCCCTTCCGCAACTTCCTGCCCTCGACCGGCCGCCTGGTCAAGTACCAGCCGCCGCAGGCCAATCTGGAGCAGGGCACGCTGACCCTGCAGGGTGAGAGTTATGCCCAAGGTTCATTCGGCGGCGAGGCAGTGACGAACACCGCTTGGGGCGGCGTTCGGGTCGACACCGGCGTCTACGAAGGCGGCGAGATCCCGATGTTCTACGACTCGATGATCGCCAAGCTCATCGTCCACGGCCGCGACCGGGCCGACGCCATCGCCAAGATGCGCGAAGCCTTGAATGGCTTTGTCATCCGCGGCATCTCCAGCAACATCCCCTTCCAGTCGGCCCTGCTGGCGCATGAGGACTTCAAGTCCGGCAACTTCAACACCGGCTTCATCGCCCAGCATTACAGCGGCGGCTTCCGCGCCGAAGATGTGCCGCACAGCGATCCGCTGTTCCTGGTTGCCCTGGCTGGCTTCATCCGCCGCAAGGCGCGCGAGCGCGAGGCTGGCATCAGCGGCCAGCTGCCGGGCCATGAGGTGCGCATTGAGCACGACTACGTGGCCCTGGTGTCCGAGGGCACGGCCGGCCAGCAAGCCCGCCACGCCCTGCACATCTCCGAGTTCGTGGGGCACCTCGGCGAGGCGCTGGTGCGCGTCGGTGAAGGCGCTGAGGCCAAGAGCTACCGCATCGTCTGCAACTCGCGCCTGAACGACATCCGCCTGACCGGCACCGTCAACGGCCAGCCCTTTGTGGCCCAGGCCGAGCGCGGCACGGCCAAGCAGCCGCTGGCTTATCGCTTGCAGCACAACGGCTATGCCATCCTCGTCAATGTGCTCTCGCCGCGCGCGGCCGAGCTGCAGACCTTGATGCCTTTCAAGGCCCCGCCGGACACCAGCAAGTTCCTGCTCTCGCCGATGCCGGGCCTGCTGGTTCAGATCGCTGCGCATCCGGGCCAGACCGTGCAAGCCGGCGAGCGCCTGGCCGTCATTGAGGCCATGAAGATGGAGAACATCTTGATCGCCGAGCGTGACGTCAAGGTGGCCGAGGTGCTGGCCAAGGTGGGCGAGAGCTTGTCGGTGGATCAGCTGATTCTGAGGTTTGAGTGA